Proteins from one Canis lupus familiaris isolate Mischka breed German Shepherd chromosome 26, alternate assembly UU_Cfam_GSD_1.0, whole genome shotgun sequence genomic window:
- the RASL10A gene encoding ras-like protein family member 10A isoform X2, with amino-acid sequence MGGSLRVAVLGAPGVGKTAIIRQFLFGDYPERHRPTDGPRLYRPAVLLDGAVYDLSIRDGDGARPGHNPGAPEEWPDSKDWSLQDTDAFVLVYDICSPDSFDYVKALRQRISETRPAGAPEAPILVVGNKRDRQRLRFGPRRALAALVRRGWRCGYLECSAKYNWHVLRLFRELLRCALVRARPAHPALRLQGALHPARCSLM; translated from the exons ATGGGGGGCAGCCTGCGGGTGGCCGTGCTGGGCGCCCCGGGCGTGGGCAAGACGGCCATCATCCGCCAGTTCCTGTTCGGCGACTACCCCGAGCGCCACCGGCCCACGGACGGGCCACGCCTCTACCGGCCCGCGGTGCTGCTCGACGGCGCGGTCTACGACCTGAGCATCCGCGACGGCGACGGCGCCCGCCCGGGTCACAACCCCGGGGCACCGGAG GAGTGGCCGGACTCCAAGGACTGGAGCTTGCAGGACACGGACGCCTTCGTGCTCGTCTACGACATCTGCAGCCCGGACAGCTTCGACTACGTGAAGGCGCTACGGCAGCGCATCTCGGAGACCAG GCCGGCGGGCGCCCCCGAGGCCCCCATCCTGGTGGTCGGCAACAAGAGGGACCGGCAGCGGCTGCGCTTCGGGCCTCGGCGCGCGCTGGCCGCGCTGGTGCGCAGGGGCTGGCGCTGCGGCTACCTCGAGTGCTCCGCCAAGTACAACTGGCACGTGCTGCGTCTCTTCCGCGAGCTGCTGCGCTGCGCTTTGGTGCGCGCGCGCCCTGCGCACCCGGCCCTGCGCCTGCAGGGGGCGCTGCACCCGGCCCGCTGCAGCCTCATGTGA
- the GAS2L1 gene encoding GAS2-like protein 1 isoform X4, translated as MTGDLQVVSGLVGTEHFLGPHRNPVSLPTHSDLAGPGMADPVAGIAGSAAKSVRPFRSSEAYVEAMKEDLAEWLNALYGLGLPSGGDGFLTGLATGTTLCQHANAVTEAARALAAARPARGVAFQAHSVAPGSFMARDNVATFIGWCRTELGVPEVLMFETEDLVLRKNEKSVVLCLLEVARRGARLGLLAPRLVQFEQEIERELRAAPPAPNAPTVEEGTTETTTAAGAPSRGPRMTPSDLRNLDELVREILGYCTCPDQFPMIKVSEGKYRVGDSSLLIFVRVLRSHVMVRVGGGWDTLEHYLDKHDPCRCSSSAHRPPQPRARTFSPQRVSPTPSPRAGSPAPGGERRSSRQEVTPISLRGSKEGTETPLRARDQLPPHPRSRRHSGDSDSSASSAQSGPLGVRSEDSGTGSRRERPSRRLTTGTPASPRRPPAPRSQSRDRLDRGRPRGAPAGRGAQLSAPSPARRARSQSREEQAVLLVRRDRDGQHSWVPRARVGGGSGRSSPQTPRARSPAAPRPLRVSSPSPELGTTPASVFRTPLQLDPKQEQQLFRRLEEEFLANARALEAAAGGTPPGPASDPARAPDPPAPDSAYCSSSSSSSSLSVLGGKGGQPGDSGRMANGLPGPRGPALSSSSDEGSPCPGVGGLPEAPGSPLAGLELPRTWARGRMDTQPDRKPSRIPTPRGPRRPSGPTEPGSWHALHSVSPRAEPDSWM; from the exons ATGACAGGCGACCTGCAGGTGGTCAGCGGCCTGGTCGGTACCGAGCACTTCCTGGGTCCTCACCGCAATCCTGTGTCCCTGCCCACCCACAGTGACTTGGCTGGCCCGGGCATGGCGGACCCAGTAGCGGGCATCGCGGGCTCGGCCGCCAAGAGCGTGCGGCCGTTCCGCTCAAGTGAGGCCTACGTGGAGGCCATGAAAGAGGACCTGGCCGAGTGGCTGAACGCCTTGTATGGCCTGGGTCTGCCCAGCGGTGGTGATGGCTTCCTGACGGGGCTGGCCACGGGCACCACCCTGTGCCAACATGCCAATGCTGTCACCGAGGCCGCCCGCGCTTTGGCTGctgcccgcccggcccgcggTGTGGCCTTCCAGGCGCACAGCGTGGCGCCTGGCTCTTTCATGGCCCGCGACAACGTGGCCACTTTCATCGGCTGGTGCCGAACAGAGCTGGGTGTGCCTGAAGTGCTCATGTTTGAGACCGAGGACCTGGTGCTTCGAAAGAACGAGAAAAGTGTGGTGCTGTGCCTGCTGGAGGTGGCGAGGCGTGGGGCCCGCCTTGGCCTGCTCGCCCCTCGCCTCGTGCAATTTGAACAGGAGATTGAGCGGGAGCTACGCGCTGCACCCCCGGCCCCCAATGCACCCACAGTGGAAGAGGGCACCACCGAAACTACCACTGCAGCAGGGGCTCCCTCCCGCGGCCCCCGCATGACACCCAGTGACCTGCGCAACCTCGATGAGCTG gTGAGGGAGATCTTGGGCTACTGCACCTGCCCAGACCAGTTTCCCATGATCAAAGTCTCGGAGGGGAAGTACCGCGTGGGAGACTCCAGTCTCCTCATCTTTGTGCGG GTGCTGAGGAGCCACGTGATGGTGCGTGTGGGTGGTGGCTGGGACACTCTGGAGCACTATCTGGACAAGCATGATCCCTGCCGCTGCTCCTCCTCAG CCCACCGCCCGCCCCAGCCCAGGGCGCGCACCTTCTCCCCGCAGAGGGTGtcgcccacccccagcccccgtgCTGGCAGCCCAGCCCCTGGGGGCGAGCGGCGGAGTTCCCGCCAGGAAGTGACGCCCATTAGCTTACGGGGCTCAAAGGAGGGGACTGAGACGCCCCTCAG ggcccggGACCAGCTGCCACCGCACCCCCGATCCCGCCGCCACTCCGGGGACAGCGACTCCTCCGCCTCCTCAGCCCAGAGCGGCCCCCTCGGTGTCCGCAGTGAAGATTCAGGCACTGGTTCCCGGAGGGAGCGGCCCAGCCGGCGGTTGACCACAGGCACCCCGGCCTCGCCAAgacggccccccgccccccgcagccagTCCCGAGACCGACTGGATCGGGGGCGGCCCCGCGGGGCCCCGGCAGGCAGGGGAGCCCAGCTGtcggcccccagccccgcccggcGGGCCCGGAGCCAGAGCCGCGAGGAGCAGGCGGTGCTGCTGGTGCGCAGGGACCGAGACGGCCAGCACTCCTGGGTGCCCCGGGCCAGGGTCGGTGGGGGCTCAGGCAGGAGCAGCCCCCAGACCCCCCGGGCTCGCAGCCCTGCGGCCCCCCGGCCTCTCCGGGTCTCCAGCCCCAGTCCCGAGTTGGGCACCACACCGGCCAGTGTTTTCCGCACCCCCTTGCAGCTTGACCCGAAGCAGGAGCAGCAACTGTTCCGGCGCTTGGAAGAGGAGTTCTTGGCCAATGCCCGAGCCCTTGAGGCTGCTGCTGGTGGGACCCCTCCTGGACCGGCCTCTGACCCAGCTCGGGCCCCAGACCCTCCGGCTCCTGACTCCGCCTActgctcctccagctcctcctcttcatccctcAGTGTCCTGGGTGGCAAGGGTGGCCAACCCGGGGACTCTGGCCGGATGGCCAATGGGCTGCCTGGGCCCCGAGGCCCGGCCCTGTCCAGCTCTTCCGATGAAGGCAGCCCCTGCCCCGGTGTGGGGGGCCTGCCAGAGGCACCTGGGAGCCCGCTGGCCGGCCTGGAGCTCCCGAGAACCTGGGCACGGGGCCGGATGGACACACAGCCAGACCGAAAACCCTCACGCATCCCCACGCCGCGGGGCCCTCGCCGCCCGTCTGGACCCACAGAGCCTGGGTCCTGGCATGCCCTGCACTCAGTGAGCCCAAGGGCAGAGCCGGATTCCTGGATGTGA